gggtaattaattatgttaacCCATAAAAAGAGTCCTTACGATTTTAATCAACACCtaagaattatataaatataatcaaaagaaTGAGATTTGTTAAATTTGCTTCATCTTTCATCACTGGCCATGTTCAGACTTTGACTATCAGTAAACTGTGGTCGATTTAGGCCATTCAACTCTGtattgaaaaatgattaaattgggttcaaagatatatataatataatacaaaactTACTTTACAAGTTAATTATTGAGATTAGGAAGTTAATGTTATATAAATCTCAAATTAGAAGTTAAAAACCTTATactaaaagtttataatttctaatatgaaattcaagttttataccttatacttaaaatattgaTATACCATCATACTCTAAAGTTACAATGTCTATATTGTCTGATTGTACGTTAGTTTCTCACTAGCTTTATCTTATGAAAACTATAcctaaaaaattagttattaaaattgaaaacttcGAGATCGcataaattttatactaaaaatttatattttttaatataaaagcaaaattttatgCTTAAACTTAAAATCCTAACAATATACCACCAAGAACCGaacttaaattaaaccaaaaccaCCCGGGGGATAAATGATAGAAACCACCTATCAAATGTTGGCCGATAAAAGGTTTTAAATAGGGAATATAACAGTTTTAAGCCGTTAAGAAAACTTATTATCTCCCTGCATCAATAATATAGGAAGGGGTGCACAATTAACGTAAAATACTGGGGGCAAAATAATTCCTCAAAAATTAGGGGCCTTGAAGGGAGTTACCAAATTCGTAAACTCACTCGTGTTTACTTGTGGTTTTGTCTCCCGAAACAGAAATTGCCGAAATTAGGGTTTAGAAAAACCCAACAAAATCCTTCTAATCCCAGAAAAAGTCATTTCGCATAAACGGTTTACCATGTATGTATATGATCATTACATCGATTGTTCTTGgttgtttggtttatatatattatataggtGAATTACTATGCTTCTTGAGTTTTAATAATAGGAGTtattaatattaagaaattacaATGCAGATTTGACATAAAGAGATGGAATTTTGCCCGACCTGTGGTTCGATGTTGCAATACGAGTTGCCACACTTGGATCGTCCTGCAAGATTCGCTTGTCCTGCTTGTCCATACGTCTGTAACATGGAAAGCAGGGTGTGTCCTCTTTTTGTAAAATGTAATTTCTGctgtacctttttttttttttaaattcttggtGATTTAGATTTTATGGCCTTTATATTATTAAGGTTAAAATCAAGAGAAAACAACGTTTGGTCAAGAAAGAAATTCAACCAATTTTCACTCAAGATGCCATGATGGATGGCCCCCAAACTGAAGGTATGTTTTCGGTTCTCCATTtcgatttttattttctttattatggGTTTAACATGTTTGGTGTTTGTAGGTGCCATCGTTTTATGTTAAAGTTcctgttttttttgtttttttaattattgatatttggtTCTTATGCATCGAACAATTTTGATTCATTCATGATCATTGATGTTTTAGCTTGGATTTTGgtgtttgattttattataagtaGTTCATATAGGTTGGGAGTGAGTAGGAATTCCGAAGTTACCTGTCATTTCTAATGCACTTTCTGTGAGAAATTAAAGAGAAAGATTTATGTTAATTGTGAAGTTAATATACTCATTACTCCATAAAaagagggaaaagaaaaagctcatttatataaatgttcCTATAGAATAGATTGATCCAATGATCATATGAGAAATGGAATTCTATTGACCTGAATTATGTTTTCTTAGGCCATATAATTTTTGAGTTGTCTTCAACCCTAGAAAATTAGCAGTTGGGATTACATGACTTTGATTTATGCAATAACCGAGGAACTGGGTAAATGGCATTCATTCTAGAGTTTAGAGTTCCTTTTCTAAGTGGTGGTTACTATTGTTTGTATTACATTAAAAGATTGtagatttaatttcaaaactgTCTTCtcagtttttgttgttgtttgtgGATCATATGACtcatttttcttcccttttccctttttttttttgttttttgagcAGTAACATGCCCTAATTGCAAATTTGGGAAGGCTGTTTACCATGAACTCCAGACACGATCAGCTGATGAGCCGATGACAATATTTTACATGTGTGCAAACAAAAATTGTAAACACAGGTGGAATGAATGAGGAGTGTGGGAGAAAGTAAAGAAGACTGAATGTCTCTTATTTGTAATTGAcccttttattttcttaataaaaaaaaaaaaaaccaacttcTTGGAGTATCTTAAGCATCAATTCTAATGAGTTTTTGCTACCAATTAAGGATTTAAATTGCTTGATAAGAATGTCAGACCTTGTTAGTCTTAGTTTATGCGTTAATGgtattaatcaaattttattctaaatgtAGTAATATGGCTTGGATCAGATTGATTAGTTGTAGTAAGACttctttgaatttaatttaaaagatgaCGGGTTTTGTTAGGTTAGATTGTTCTGAAACTAAATGATATAGCTACCAAAACAGCGAGTAAATGAAAAGATCCTAGGCATTAGCTTGTTGAATTTCCGGAAATCTAAGTTGTGTATATGCAAGTTCAATTGAAAACTAAGCTTGCAGTCCAGAAAATGCGGAAAATGATGTGAAATCCCATACAAGAGATCATAGTTATAATCACAGCTGGTGGAACGGGCAATGTGAAAATCAATGAAATGATGCTTTCAATTAATTTACAGTCAGTTTCTTCTTTGCCAACCATCTCTTTTTGGCAGCCTCCAATGCCTCTTCCCTCATCTTATAAAGTTCTTCAAACCAATGCTGATATTGAGCGATAATTGCATTCAGTTCCATCTTTAGCTCATCACAATCTTTGTCAGCCAAACACAGAAATGAACTGCTTGTAAGGCTCAATTCTCCACTTGAGTTAGGGAATGATAGTTCtgaatttttcataaattcatTCAAGAACGTACCTTCTCCAGCATCACTATAGTTTCTTTGTAATTTACAATGATCATAATAGAAATCTCCAAGGTCTAACTCGGAGGCGTAATCATTTAACTCTTTACTGCTTCCGCCAACACAATACTCGGCAGGTTCTGATGCTGCTGTATCATGTTTTGCAGAAGCACCTTCAACAAGAATATCTGAACTAACTGATGCTTGTGATTCTTTGtcttcaaaattaatcaaaatgggAGAAGAATGATAGTCACCATCAAACATGCTTTCCCCTCGGCCTGGAATAAGATCTCGAGAATTTGTACCAAGCCCAGAAATACCTTGCTCCACTTCAAACTCAAAAGGAGCACCAGTTTGCCTTGTATCCCAGAGGCTAGCCATTGAAGTTTTCCCATTTCCCAGGGCTGGGTATCCACCATTGAGACTTATTGCTGGTCCACCCGAGTAATCTGATGAAGGCTTCCAACTAGGCAAAAGTTTCattatcaaataatcaataaattcaGCTATGAAGGCCACATCATGATCTGCCAACTCTAGTTGTTCAACCATCTCACTCGCCACTGAGAGTGCAGTATCACTATCAAGATAGAAGAGGAAATGTATATTCCTCACTCGACCTAACATATACAAGTCACTTCATAAGTTATGAaacaagaataaataaataaaacatttcaaTAGGCAAAATCACATACCAAATAAGTCGGCAATACGAAAGGTCAATGATATAGAGGTCTCATCATTTTTCATCCCTCTCAACCTGAACACATTGTTCCTATGGGTCCTTTGATATTCCCAAACTGGCAAATGTGGACTTCCATGGTTGCTATCAGTACATGTGCTTAATGAGAGCTTCTGATACTCAGGGTCTATATCCATGGATGAAGGACCAGACTTGGGTAAATTGATCAATTTCAGGTCTTGGTTAGGTAACTGCAAAGGGTCATGGGAAGGTTCCTTTGGATTCTCAACTTTAAGGAAGGGGTCTTTCAGAAGATCTTTTGCAGACAATCTCTCAGAGGCTGGAGCCAGACATTTCTCAATAAACTCCTTAATTTGGGGATCACTCACCTTAGCAAGGGAAGCAGGTTTAACGCCCTGCAACAAAATTCATAAGAATTTATTGACATTTAAATTAAGCTACCACAGAAAAGAATTTCAACGAAAAAAGAACCCATGCATTATAGAATGATGATTGGCTAACTTACAGAGGTaacctttttataaatttgagcTGGATTTTTGCATTCGCTATATGGATACTCAGTTGTAACCATTTCTAATACACACATCCCAAAAGAATATATGTCAACGAGTTCATTATATTCTTCTTCATAAAGCTCTGGAGCCATGAATTCAGGAGTTCCTAgattaaaaagggaaaataagtTCCTTTCTTATTGCTTCAGTCTAATCATAGCATCTGATGAACAAATATTTTACCAATAACACTTTTGGCAGTAGATTGCTGCATGACGATTGCCAACCCAAGATCTCCAATTTTAAGCTCTCCATGATTgccattaacaaaaatattgtcACATTTCAAGTCTCTGTGAATAATAGGTGGATTGTGACTGTGTAGATAGACTAAGCCACTAAGAATCTGCCTGGCCCAGTTCTTTATAACCTTCACGTCAACATTTTTATGCTTTTGACGATATCTAACAACCAAAAGGTAAACAATCACTTCAAAAGCTCATAACATAATAAGAAGGAAAGATTGATAAACAGTCAAGAAAACATACTGCCTCAGATTCCCAGATGTGAAGAGCTCAGTGATCATGTTAACAAATCTCTTTTTGTCATCCACCCATGACTTGTAGAACTTAATGATGTTATCTTGCTTTAATGATTTCAGCAAATGAACCTCTGAATACAACTTCTCCAAATCCTCTGGAGACTGCAGAACATCATCGAGCTTCACCCGGCTCCAGGCAACTTCTATACCATCAACTTCATCAAATGCCTTGTAACTGCAAATGATACAACCAAGTACAAGAACTATCCTTAATGCACAGATCAAAATAGAGACTGAGAAAGAGAGTAGAAGGTAAGGTTGAAAAGCGTACACAGTCTTATAAGCACCCTTGCCCAAGACCTCATCATACTGTtcgaaaatgaaaaaaagaaaaaaaaatgataagttcCCATCACTAACAAAAAAGAGAATCAAGGCCAGACAAAACACATAGTTCCCTTTCCAAATTCAATGGCATAACCTTAACATGAAGTCGCCTTTGTTTTCTATTTGAACCTGAAAACGGAGCTACATAAGGGCCAGTGTGAAGACTTACCCCAATAACCTTACATTAGAGAAATGATTGTTTCTGTCCTGTGCTTGATGTGtgattaaaagttaaaacaGTGGGCCGTTTTATATAAGTTAAGTCTTCCGAATATAACTGGTCAAATCACTGActaaagattatattaattaattcatacaaactgGAAATAATATCAAGAGGACCTGATATCGTCATATCTAAAATAGGTTAAACTTTTTCAATAGTTTGATACCATAAATGATATAACAGAGGTGATGGCACTTACTCCTACtgatattaattttcaaaaattttggtTTCGGTCTTCTAGTAATATGTGTTatggtaatattgattttagaGCGTCTAAATCTCACATTATCCATACATCAAAAACAGCATTGGATCTAATGAAAGGAATAcaaattaataactaaaattCCCACTTCATTATTTTcgtttttcatcttattttccTTCACAATCGCTTCCCTAACAGAAATTTCAGCGGGGACCCTGCTTGAACAATTGAATCATTAGTACTTAAGAAAACTGACCTCCAATACAAAACTATCCATCAAACTGATTAAAGTTAATGCTAGGCAGGCATGAGAATAACTATGTAACAAAGAAAACCTAtgttaaaaacaataataatcgAACCCAATGAAGATGCAATAGTTGCATACCCTAACGTAACGACCGGTGGGATCCTTTTCAACAATGCCAGAGTCGCCTTCAGAAGAATCTATTCTCCCGAACATTCCTGATAAGAACCAAACTGCCACCAAGAAGACAAGGAAAACAAC
This sequence is a window from Mangifera indica cultivar Alphonso chromosome 5, CATAS_Mindica_2.1, whole genome shotgun sequence. Protein-coding genes within it:
- the LOC123216205 gene encoding DNA-directed RNA polymerase III subunit RPC10-like; translated protein: MEFCPTCGSMLQYELPHLDRPARFACPACPYVCNMESRVKIKRKQRLVKKEIQPIFTQDAMMDGPQTEVTCPNCKFGKAVYHELQTRSADEPMTIFYMCANKNCKHRWNE
- the LOC123216731 gene encoding probable serine/threonine-protein kinase WNK4 isoform X1; amino-acid sequence: MPNPIEIGVRFLLHYLRTPTSSFRSYWRRSLIGEIHVLKKKYIKRVVFLVFLVAVWFLSGMFGRIDSSEGDSGIVEKDPTGRYVRYDEVLGKGAYKTVYAFQPYLLLSFSVSILICALRIVLVLGCIICSYKAFDEVDGIEVAWSRVKLDDVLQSPEDLEKLYSEVHLLKSLKQDNIIKFYKSWVDDKKRFVNMITELFTSGNLRQYRQKHKNVDVKVIKNWARQILSGLVYLHSHNPPIIHRDLKCDNIFVNGNHGELKIGDLGLAIVMQQSTAKSVIGTPEFMAPELYEEEYNELVDIYSFGMCVLEMVTTEYPYSECKNPAQIYKKVTSGVKPASLAKVSDPQIKEFIEKCLAPASERLSAKDLLKDPFLKVENPKEPSHDPLQLPNQDLKLINLPKSGPSSMDIDPEYQKLSLSTCTDSNHGSPHLPVWEYQRTHRNNVFRLRGMKNDETSISLTFRIADLFGRVRNIHFLFYLDSDTALSVASEMVEQLELADHDVAFIAEFIDYLIMKLLPSWKPSSDYSGGPAISLNGGYPALGNGKTSMASLWDTRQTGAPFEFEVEQGISGLGTNSRDLIPGRGESMFDGDYHSSPILINFEDKESQASVSSDILVEGASAKHDTAASEPAEYCVGGSSKELNDYASELDLGDFYYDHCKLQRNYSDAGEGTFLNEFMKNSELSFPNSSGELSLTSSSFLCLADKDCDELKMELNAIIAQYQHWFEELYKMREEALEAAKKRWLAKKKLTVN
- the LOC123216731 gene encoding probable serine/threonine-protein kinase WNK4 isoform X2 yields the protein MPNPIEIGVRFLLHYLRTPTSSFRSYWRRSLIGEIHVLKKKYIKRVVFLVFLVAVWFLSGMFGRIDSSEGDSGIVEKDPTGRYVRYDEVLGKGAYKTVYKAFDEVDGIEVAWSRVKLDDVLQSPEDLEKLYSEVHLLKSLKQDNIIKFYKSWVDDKKRFVNMITELFTSGNLRQYRQKHKNVDVKVIKNWARQILSGLVYLHSHNPPIIHRDLKCDNIFVNGNHGELKIGDLGLAIVMQQSTAKSVIGTPEFMAPELYEEEYNELVDIYSFGMCVLEMVTTEYPYSECKNPAQIYKKVTSGVKPASLAKVSDPQIKEFIEKCLAPASERLSAKDLLKDPFLKVENPKEPSHDPLQLPNQDLKLINLPKSGPSSMDIDPEYQKLSLSTCTDSNHGSPHLPVWEYQRTHRNNVFRLRGMKNDETSISLTFRIADLFGRVRNIHFLFYLDSDTALSVASEMVEQLELADHDVAFIAEFIDYLIMKLLPSWKPSSDYSGGPAISLNGGYPALGNGKTSMASLWDTRQTGAPFEFEVEQGISGLGTNSRDLIPGRGESMFDGDYHSSPILINFEDKESQASVSSDILVEGASAKHDTAASEPAEYCVGGSSKELNDYASELDLGDFYYDHCKLQRNYSDAGEGTFLNEFMKNSELSFPNSSGELSLTSSSFLCLADKDCDELKMELNAIIAQYQHWFEELYKMREEALEAAKKRWLAKKKLTVN